The following are encoded together in the Mesoterricola sediminis genome:
- a CDS encoding P-II family nitrogen regulator translates to MKLITAIIRPERLEDVKAALFEAEVTGLTLHRVAGHGGETVAFESYRGAPLVYEFHEKVQLDIAVSEPFVEATLAAILKAARTGEVGDGKIFVRPLERVVRIRTGETDVDALTPDPMRFP, encoded by the coding sequence ATGAAGCTCATCACCGCGATCATCCGTCCCGAGCGCCTGGAGGACGTGAAGGCCGCCCTCTTCGAGGCCGAGGTCACGGGGCTGACCCTCCACCGCGTGGCCGGCCACGGCGGCGAGACCGTCGCCTTCGAATCCTACCGGGGCGCGCCCCTGGTGTACGAGTTCCACGAGAAGGTGCAGCTGGACATCGCCGTCTCGGAGCCCTTCGTGGAAGCCACCCTCGCCGCCATCCTCAAGGCGGCCCGGACCGGGGAGGTGGGCGACGGGAAGATCTTCGTGCGGCCCCTGGAGCGGGTCGTGCGGATCCGCACGGGCGAGACGGACGTGGACGCGCTGACGCCGGATCCCATGCGCTTCCCCTGA
- a CDS encoding bifunctional 5,10-methylenetetrahydrofolate dehydrogenase/5,10-methenyltetrahydrofolate cyclohydrolase, whose protein sequence is MTFHPTGKLDCVETALHYRERVKANVKKLGRAPGLGVILGSDDPGSVLYRDLLVKDCEEMGIRTSLHMVGSGIQVVKLIAHLNQDTGTDGIFIFYPLRYPELKDDEIMDLVDPGKDIEGLHSINIGYLNKFRKRMSEGIDRVCMVPCTGRAVIKVIKRGFGTDYFAGKTVLIINDSLRIGRPVSAMVANLKGTPIICHQHTNQDHLEGFVKMADVIISAVPAQDYLLPTDWIKPSALCVDLSHQGNFDYPALDAKGIQYTNTKRNSVGKVTRAMALLNLTYAAGV, encoded by the coding sequence ATGACCTTCCATCCGACCGGAAAGCTGGACTGCGTCGAGACCGCCCTGCACTACCGCGAGCGGGTGAAGGCCAACGTCAAGAAGCTGGGCCGGGCGCCCGGCCTGGGGGTGATCCTGGGCAGCGACGACCCCGGCAGCGTGCTCTACCGGGACCTGCTCGTGAAGGACTGCGAGGAGATGGGCATCCGCACCTCCCTGCACATGGTCGGCAGCGGGATCCAGGTGGTCAAGCTCATCGCCCACCTGAACCAGGACACGGGCACGGACGGCATCTTCATCTTCTACCCCCTCCGGTACCCCGAACTGAAGGACGACGAGATCATGGACCTGGTGGACCCCGGCAAGGACATCGAGGGCCTCCACTCCATCAACATCGGCTACCTCAACAAGTTCCGGAAGCGCATGTCCGAGGGGATCGACCGCGTGTGCATGGTGCCCTGCACGGGCCGCGCGGTGATCAAGGTGATCAAGCGGGGCTTCGGCACCGACTACTTCGCCGGCAAGACCGTCCTCATCATCAACGACAGCCTCCGCATCGGCCGCCCGGTCTCAGCCATGGTGGCCAACCTCAAGGGCACGCCCATCATCTGCCACCAGCACACGAACCAGGACCACCTCGAGGGCTTCGTGAAGATGGCCGACGTGATCATCAGCGCCGTGCCCGCCCAGGACTACCTGCTCCCCACGGACTGGATCAAGCCCTCCGCCCTGTGCGTGGACCTGAGCCACCAGGGCAACTTCGATTACCCCGCCCTGGACGCCAAGGGGATCCAGTACACCAACACGAAGCGCAACAGCGTCGGCAAGGTCACGCGGGCCATGGCCCTCCTGAACCTCACCTACGCCGCGGGGGTCTGA